Proteins found in one Polyangia bacterium genomic segment:
- a CDS encoding DUF1565 domain-containing protein, whose product MIGRAGAAKTAISAAALLAAAAAGAGLGAAGCRGDSAILIGSDTATAVFLSPAGDDKNPGTRERPWKTFAYALPLLRAGESLILLDGTYDRSSSGYPKIDCGGGIASGTADQPIVLRADHERAAFLRGDKGGPPFTITGCSHWVIDGLRAESDDFPDAPNTDDAGSIFVLGNDNHDIALHRLLGRHPNRYRHAHGLRIGDGSSDIVVEECELYDFHHNAFETSRTTAVVFRRNYVNSRETPDIPGGYVSEDPARGDFAFFLEETRFSLVENNVVESVHDGIGIVGRYQGLPSDAPPPVDDPIDGNRLLGNIVVRPARSGAYLDSRCLAQIPCLDRPRLVVGTELDGNVVIGGAAGVQSAGAVGTRISQLTVIGAAAGVLLGRDPQNAGVAATSSTVNALAIGAQQAGFQSSGEDQWSFDHCATFGGAGAAFVPNDTHVTDSLTVDPGLGACLVYLPAQSPLRGAGLGGIDVGASVLLRYENGLLTSTRLWDATTHAFPCGASIAGVNDDPTVACGGVHQRLAVGVPGCDLP is encoded by the coding sequence GTGATTGGGCGAGCCGGTGCCGCGAAGACTGCGATCAGCGCCGCCGCGTTGCTGGCGGCGGCAGCCGCCGGCGCCGGCCTCGGCGCCGCCGGCTGCCGCGGCGACAGCGCGATCCTGATCGGCAGCGACACCGCCACCGCAGTGTTCCTCTCGCCGGCCGGCGACGACAAGAATCCGGGCACCCGCGAACGGCCCTGGAAAACGTTCGCCTACGCCCTGCCCTTGCTGCGGGCCGGCGAATCGCTGATCCTGCTCGACGGCACGTACGATCGAAGCAGCAGCGGTTACCCGAAAATCGACTGCGGCGGCGGCATCGCCAGCGGAACCGCCGACCAGCCGATCGTCTTGCGCGCCGATCACGAACGCGCGGCCTTCCTGCGCGGTGACAAGGGTGGACCGCCGTTCACCATCACCGGCTGCAGTCACTGGGTCATTGATGGGCTTCGTGCCGAGTCCGACGATTTCCCCGACGCCCCGAACACCGATGACGCCGGGTCGATCTTCGTCCTTGGCAACGACAACCACGACATCGCCCTGCATCGTCTGCTGGGACGCCACCCCAACCGCTATCGCCACGCCCACGGGCTGCGCATCGGCGACGGATCGTCGGACATCGTGGTCGAAGAGTGCGAGCTTTACGATTTTCACCACAACGCCTTCGAGACCTCGCGCACGACCGCGGTGGTGTTCCGCCGCAACTACGTCAACTCGCGCGAGACGCCCGACATCCCCGGCGGTTATGTCTCCGAGGATCCAGCGCGCGGCGATTTCGCCTTCTTCCTGGAGGAGACGCGCTTTTCCCTGGTCGAGAACAACGTGGTCGAATCGGTTCACGACGGGATCGGCATCGTCGGACGCTATCAAGGGTTGCCGTCGGACGCGCCGCCCCCGGTCGACGATCCGATCGACGGCAATCGGCTGCTGGGCAACATCGTGGTGCGGCCGGCGCGCAGCGGCGCGTACCTGGATAGTCGCTGTCTGGCCCAAATCCCCTGTCTCGATCGCCCGCGGCTGGTGGTGGGCACCGAACTGGACGGCAACGTGGTGATCGGCGGCGCCGCCGGCGTGCAGTCGGCCGGCGCGGTGGGCACGCGCATCAGCCAGTTGACGGTCATCGGCGCAGCGGCCGGCGTCCTGCTGGGGCGCGATCCCCAAAACGCCGGCGTGGCCGCCACCTCGTCGACGGTCAACGCCCTGGCGATCGGCGCGCAACAGGCGGGGTTTCAGTCCAGCGGGGAAGACCAGTGGTCGTTCGATCACTGCGCGACCTTCGGCGGCGCCGGCGCGGCCTTCGTTCCCAACGACACCCACGTCACCGATTCGCTGACCGTCGATCCGGGCCTGGGCGCGTGCCTGGTCTATTTACCGGCGCAAAGCCCGCTGCGCGGCGCGGGCCTGGGGGGGATCGACGTCGGGGCCAGTGTTCTTTTGCGCTATGAAAACGGCCTTCTCACCAGCACAAGACTGTGGGACGCCACCACGCACGCGTTTCCCTGCGGCGCATCGATCGCCGGGGTGAACGACGATCCGACCGTCGCCTGCGGCGGCGTTCACCAGCGCCTGGCGGTGGGCGTGCCCGGCTGCGACCTGCCGTAA